A window of the Hevea brasiliensis isolate MT/VB/25A 57/8 chromosome 6, ASM3005281v1, whole genome shotgun sequence genome harbors these coding sequences:
- the LOC131180938 gene encoding uncharacterized protein LOC131180938 has product MYGSVDVSSLRLVPDVVVPPKFKVPNFDKYTRNLDPRIHLATYIAKMSALTEDDRLLVHFFHKSLFGAILRWWYDTNAQCEYHGGALGHSTDNCGALRGRVQALIKNGWLKIEGNSSLPNVTSNPLPNHGTGNGVNMIEPQDENSILEVDRLIPHFEKIFAMAVREGYLCPQTSGSESDTGCPYHVGATDHELQNCEEFRQEVRRMLSLKTLRCQRKPRLEGEVNIARFGRNASTPNPRLTFSALSIPTPTPPITVIRTPPQLPVTNTHAVPWNYNLQVFTQEASSSTSAPTLNYTHTQPITPPKPCFAPHEHFKMTFAGPSKNATPQSNPKPVTTTDSLPQDQEIEFITQSGRCYGNNVREKKKGKVKMGEPQENTEDGAVRVEKGEPAEPKEEEELFVTFSKDEIDPTGLKHTKALHVTVKCKWCIVAKVLIDNRSALNVLPNATLARLPVDSSAIRQSAMVVRAFDDTKREVLGDIDLPLQIGACTFNITFQVMDIEPAYTMLLGRPWIHSANAVPSTLHQRIKYIICGKIIAVRGEEAMLVTKPQSVPYVETTERSLESSFQALEL; this is encoded by the exons ATGTACGGCTCAGTAGATGtatcgtcactgagattggtaccagatgtggtggtgccgccaaaGTTCAAAGTTCCAAACTTCGACAAGTATACCAGAAATTTAGATCCCCGCATCCATCTAGCAACTTACATAGCCAAGATGTCCGCCCTCACTGAAGATGACAGGCTTTTGGTCCATTTCTTTCACAAAAGTCTCTTTGGGGCAATTTTGCGATG gtggtatgataccAATGCCCAATGTGAATATCATGGCGGGGCACTcgggcactcaactgacaactgcggagctCTCAGGGGAAGAGTACAAGCCCTGATAAAAAATGGTTGgttaaaaattgagggaaatagCTCTCTTCCCAATGTTACTTCAAACCCATTGCCTAATCATGGTACaggcaatggcgtgaatatgatagagcCACAGGATGAAAATTCAATTTTGGAGGTAGATCGGTTGATTCCTCATTTCGAGAAAATTTTTGCTATGGCAGTAAGAGAGGGATATCTATGCCCTCAGACGTCCGGGTCAGAAAGTGATACAGGATGCCCCTACCACGTAGGAGCGACTGACCATGAGCTGCAAAACTGTGAGGAGTTCAGGCAGGAAGTCCGGAGGATGCTGTCACTCAAAACTTTGAGATGTCAGCGGAAACCAAGGTTGGAGGGCGAAGTGAACATAGCTAGGTTTGGTCGGAATGCCTCCACCCCCAATCCCAGATTAACCTTTTCTGCTCTCAGCATACCGACACCAACACCACCAATAACAgtcatccgaaccccgcctcaacTCCCAGTTACAAACACCCATGCagtaccttggaactataatcTTCAAGTCTTTACTCAGGAGGCATCCAGCAGCACTTCAGCTCCTACCCTCAACTATACACATACTCAACCCATAACCCCTCCTAAACCAtgcttcgctcctcacgagcactttaaAATGACTTTTGCCGGACCCTCTAAaaatgctactccccaatcaaacccaAAACCTGTCACGACCACTGACTCCCTCCCGCAAGATCAGGAAATAGAATTTATAACTcagagtgggagatgttacggaaaTAATGTGagggaaaagaagaagggaaaagtaaaaatgggagagccacaagaAAACACGGAGGATGGGGCTGTGAGAGTTGAGAAAGGGGAACCTGCTGAACcaaaggaagaggaagaact ttttgtcactttctcgaaAGACGAGATAGATCCGactggcttgaagcacaccaaagCTCTACATGTGACAGTTAAATGCAAATGGTGCATAGTTGCCAAAGTCTTGATCGACAATAGATCTGCTCTCAAtgtcttgcctaatgccaccttggcaagaCTACCTGTTGACTCATCAGCCATTcgccaaagtgctatggtggtaagagcctttgacgataCAAAGAGGGAGGTACTCGGGGACATTGATTTACCACTGCAGatcggggcatgcactttcaacatCACTTTTCAAGTGATGGATATCGAGcctgcatacactatgttgctaggGAGACCCTGGATCCATTCGGCAAACGCCGTACCTTCAACTCTACATCAGAGGATTAAGTACATCATATGCGGCAAAATCATTGCAGTaagaggggaggaagccatgttAGTCACCAAGCCCCAATcagttccttatgtggaaacaacCGAAAGGtccttggaaagctctttccaagcATTAGAGTTATAA